The proteins below come from a single Eucalyptus grandis isolate ANBG69807.140 chromosome 3, ASM1654582v1, whole genome shotgun sequence genomic window:
- the LOC104446410 gene encoding endoglucanase 14: MARLSSMNLVLVFSLSFMVLSSELVIQSEGSSSDYGTALTKSLLYFEAQRSGKLPSDQRVQWRGDSALEDGSDAGIKLTGGYYDAGDNVKFGFPMAFTISLLSWSVVEFKDNLKAKHELSNALAAVKWGTDYLIKAHPQPNVLYGEVGEGNSDHSCWQRPEDMTTARTAYKIDDQNPGADLAGETAAAFAAASIAFAKTDSEYSSQLLTHAKQLFDFARNHPGVYTSSISVAGQFYSSSGYQDELLWAAAWLHRATGDKEYLDYLSSSGDTGGGRTEFSWNDKYVGAQVLVAKLVLEGQVENSGPWAQYKSQAEQFICNCLQKGSGNFKKTPGGLLWFQPWNNLQYTSTAAFIAAVYADYLDSKKASIQCPGGIASSSDLIELAQSQADYILGENPNKLSYMVGYGSNYPTQVHHRGASIVSIKKDPTPVSCSQGFDLWFNKNAPNPNVLDGALVGGPDQQDGYSDSRSNYQMAEPATANTAPFVGVLARLA; encoded by the exons ATGGCTAGACTAAGTTCCATGAACCTTGTCTTGGTCTTTTCGTTGAGTTTCATGGTTTTGTCATCTGAATTAGTGATTCAAAGTGAAGGGTCTTCAAGTGATTATGGGACTGCGCTCACCAAGTCGTTGCTGTACTTCGAGGCTCAGCGATCAGGCAAACTGCCAAGTGATCAGAGAGTCCAATGGCGTGGCGATTCGGCGCTTGAAGATGGGAGCGATGCCGGA ATCAAACTGACCGGAGGATACTACGACGCCGGCGACAACGTCAAGTTCGGGTTCCCGATGGCCTTCACAATCTCGTTGCTCTCGTGGAGCGTTGTGGAGTTCAAAGACAATTTGAAAGCCAAGCACGAGCTCTCGAACGCGCTTGCTGCCGTAAAATGGGGCACGGACTACCTGATCAAAGCCCACCCTCAGCCCAACGTCCTCTACGGCGAGGTCGGCGAGGGCAACTCCGACCACTCGTGCTGGCAGAGGCCCGAGGACATGACCACCGCCCGCACTGCCTACAAGATCGACGACCAGAACCCAGGGGCCGATCTCGCCGGGGAAACTGCAGCTGCATTTGCGGCTGCTTCCATCGCCTTTGCCAAGACGGATTCTGAATATTCATCTCAGCTTCTAACTCATGCAAAACAG CTCTTTGATTTCGCTCGGAATCATCCTGGCGTGTACACGAGTAGCATCTCTGTAGCAGGGCAGTTCTATTCCAGCTCTGGATATCAG GACGAACTACTGTGGGCAGCTGCGTGGCTTCACCGTGCAACTGGGGACAAAGAATACCTCGATTACCTCAGTAGCTCGGGCGACACCGGTGGCGGTCGGACTGAGTTCTCGTGGAACGACAAGTACGTCGGCGCCCAAGTGCTCGTTGCGAAG CTAGTGTTGGAAGGCCAAGTTGAGAACTCAGGACCATGGGCACAATACAAAAGCCAAGCAGAGCAATTCATATGCAATTGCCTCCAGAAAGGCAGCGGCAATTTCAAAAAGACCCCTGGTGGACTGCTGTGGTTTCAACCCTGGAACAACCTCCAGTACACCTCCACCGCCGCGTTCATCGCCGCGGTGTACGCTGACTACCTCGACTCCAAGAAAGCCTCAATCCAGTGCCCCGGCGGTATTGCATCTTCCTCCGATCTGATCGAGCTTGCCCAGTCACAG GCGGACTATATCCTCGGAGAGAACCCGAATAAACTGAGCTATATGGTCGGCTATGGATCGAACTATCCGACCCAAGTGCACCACAGGGGAGCCTCCATTGTCTCGATCAAGAAGGACCCGACGCCTGTCTCATGCAGCCAAGGATTTGACTTGTGGTTTAACAAGAACGCCCCGAACCCGAACGTATTGGACGGAGCGCTCGTCGGGGGCCCGGACCAGCAAGACGGGTACTCAGACTCGAGGTCGAACTATCAGATGGCCGAGCCAGCAACCGCCAACACAGCACCTTTTGTTGGTGTTTTAGCTAGGCTTGCTTGA